The Elgaria multicarinata webbii isolate HBS135686 ecotype San Diego chromosome 4, rElgMul1.1.pri, whole genome shotgun sequence genome contains a region encoding:
- the NLRC4 gene encoding NLR family CARD domain-containing protein 4 — protein MSGTVPDMKHSFSSVDFIQTNSVQLIQRMGMPTVKQITDDFFAKSVLSDEEKDIIICQKTRQDASRRLIYLILKKGERACDLLVKALEKIDFPLFQNLQGYGAAGQMTPEDFDCLVEDLTDFYSRPSFQQFHPLGEEIDIIFNLTTTYTDTLLWKKDIHNARLGQLSLNALLDELRNPCIIEGEAGKGKTTLLKKIALLWANGDHPALMKFKLSFFIKLSEAQAGLYETVCEQLLKKKYRICKEDFMEMLDSLREKALFLLDGYDEFQSQSCPEIESLIKENHKFKNTVIVTTRTESISSLRLFGSLIAETGDLSEQSAKQLVRNVLRKELAEGLLSQLEKTDSTFQKTGSQFDNLMKTPLFVVIACAIQMGETTFNPHTQTTLFSTLHDLMVRKNKYKTKEIPDEHFRLSIIHCGNLALDGVFERKVNFYPEDFSSVKEQVLLATGLMHKYSAQRLTAVYRFFHKSFQEYVAGRRLSRLLISRRDEDVTRGNSYLQRINSISDIITTYHSLLLYTCGSSAEATRKVISHLSIIHQHGSLFILPSLPDQWSEAKPMKNKENAQEEEGVIATLGNSFVECAISFLYESLSEITVKEEFEEFFHGKNLYINTQSIPTYVCGFFEYFSNCVSVLELIKLDFLGSSSCEDAKDGRKECSKTTLLKTVIPEKAVSLFFSWERKLNSLEITLKDFNKLEKGDVKYLEKICCSASRLRFHISRSPGITGKLREVLYSCTNLQDLFVDSTPLTAEDEQQIAKMMLLKTIKLKDLQDASLDGLLDGIPGLVNVEKFTFDNIKMNEATAKKLAEGLKNLKKLQLLKLNNLTDIGDGMTHIVKSISFCLRDLEEIHLINCCLSGIAVEILVQNICNLSKLYALDLSDNFLGDAGKEALCQLVDSLNSLPKMEVLMLPRMNEVNVCLIKLEQLERMPQLTKLGLKKWDITDSEVGILGKLFAKTSLGDLQHLDIAENCMTSDGWLTVLQVLLNLKKLAFLDFSRQRGFLPSARLVLEMARMITKLVSLQEINLTGWQFDAHELGEIKKAKQKRSNELQVIIS, from the exons gtgCTGCTGGGCAAATGACGCCAGAAGACTTTGATTGCTTGGTTGAGGATTTAACTGACTTTTATAGTCGTCCATCTTTCCAACAATTCCATCCATTGGGAGAAGAAATTGACATCATCTTTAATCTGACAACGACTTATACAGATACCTTGCTTTGGAAGAAAGACATCCATAACGCTCGGCTGGGACAGCTCTCTTTAAATGCCCTTTTAGATGAACTTAGAAATCCCTGTATCATAGAAGGAGAAGCTGGCAAAGGGAAAACGACCCTCCTGAAGAAGATTGCTTTACTCTGGGCTAATGGAGATCATCCTGCCTTGATGAAATtcaagctttctttctttatcaAGCTAAGTGAGGCCCAGGCAGGATTGTATGAGACAGTGTGTGAACAGcttcttaaaaagaaatatagGATATGCAAAGAGGACTTTATGGAGATGTTAGATTCGCTAAGAGAAAAAGCCCTCTTTCTGTTAGATGGGTATGATGAATTCCAATCCCAGAGCTGCCCAGAAATAGAATCACTGATAAAAGAGAACCATAAATTCAAAAACACAGTCATTGTTACGACAAGGACCGAGTCGATTAGTAGTCTGAGGCTGTTTGGGTCACTGATTGCCGAGACAGGTGATTTATCTGAGCAAAGTGCAAAACAGCTAGTCAGAAATGTATTGAGAAAAGAGTTAGCTGAGGGCCTGTTGTCTCAATTGGAGAAAACAGATTCCACTTTTCAGAAAACAGGCTCTCAGTTTGACAACCTGATGAAGACCCCTTTGTTTGTGGTTATTGCTTGTGCCATCCAAATGGGAGAAACCACTTttaatccacacacacaaaccactctGTTCTCCACACTACATGATTTGATGGTGAGGAAAAACAAGTACAAGACCAAAGAGATACCTGATGAACATTTTCGCCTAAGCATAATCCACTGTGGAAATTTAGCCTTAGACGGAGTCTTTGAACGCAAAGTTAATTTTTACCCTGAGGATTTCTCCAGTGTGAAAGAACAGGTCCTGTTAGCTACAGGCCTCATGCATAAGTACTCAGCCCAGAGACTAACAGCAGTATACAGATTTTTTCACAAGTCTTTTCAGGAATACGTTGCAGGCAGGAGACTTTCCAGGCTATTAATATCCCGTAGGGATGAGGACGTGACAAGGGGAAATAGTTACCTACAAAGAATTAATAGCATCTCAGATATTATTACTACCTACCACAGTTTACTCCTGTATACTTGTGGATCATCAGCTGAAGCCACTAGAAAAGTTATCAGTCACCTATCAATCATTCATCAGCATGGCAGTCTTTTTATATTGCCTTCTCTCCCTGATCAATGGTCAGAAGCAAAACccatgaaaaacaaagaaaacgctcaagaagaagaaggagtaaTTGCAACTTTGGGAAACTCGTTTGTGGAGTGTGCCATTAGCTTCCTCTATGAAAGTCTCTCTGAAATTACCGTGAAAGAGGAGTTTGAGGAATTCTTCCATGGCAAAAACCTCTACATAAATACTCAAAGCATTCCTACATATGTCTGTGGTTTTTTCGAATACTTTTCTAATTGTGTGAGTGTGCTAGAACTCATTAAATTAGATTTTTTGGGCAGCTCTTCTTGTGAGGATGCAAAAGATGGGCGAAAAGAATGTTCTAAAACGACTCTATTGAAAACTGTCATCCCTGAAAAGGCAGTCTCCTTATTCTTCAGCTGGGAACGAAAGCTCAATTCTTTAGAGATTACACTGAAAGACTTCAACAAATTAGAAAAAGGTGATGTTAAGTATCTGGAAAAAATATGTTGCTCTGCCTCAAGGCTCAGATTTCATATCAGCAGAAGTCCTGGCATCACAGGAAAGCTGAGGGAAGTCCTCTATAGCTGTACAAACCTGCAGGACCTTTTTGTGGATTCGACACCTCTTACTGCAGAAGATGAGCAACAGATAGCCAAAATGATGTTACTGAAAACCATAAAGTTAAAAGATCTGCAGGATGCAAGTCTAGATG GTCTTCTTGATGGAATACCCGGCCTTGTCAATGTGGAAAAGTTTACTTTTGACAACATCAAGATGAATGAAGCCACTGCTAAAAAATTAG CTGAAGGCTTAAAAAACCTGAAAAAACTACAGTTATTGAAGTTGAATAATCTTACTGATATTGGAGATGGAATGACACATATAGTAAAGTCAATATCCTTCTGCCTCAGAGATCTGGAAGAAATTCATCTAATCAATTGCTGCCTTTCTGGGATTGCTGTGGAAATTCTAG tCCAGAATATTTGCAATTTATCGAAACTTTATGCACTTGATTTATCTGATAATTTTTTGGGAGATGCTGGAAAAGAAGCTCTTTGCCAACTAG TTGACAGCTTAAATAGCTTACCAAAGATGGAAGTGCTGATGCTCCCCCGGATGAATGAAGTGAATGTTTGCCTCATTAAGCTAGAACAGCTAGAAAGAATGCCGCAGCTGACAAAACTCGGGCTGAAGAAATGGGATATCACAGACTCTGAGGTTGGGATTCTTG GTAAGCTTTTTGCGAAGACATCCCTGGGAGATCTCCAGCATCTGGACATAGCAGAGAATTGCATGACAAGTGATGGATGGCTTACCGTCTTACAGGTGTTATTGAATCTCAAGAAGTTGGCATTTCTAGATTTCAGCCGACAAAGAGGCTTTCTGCCTTCTGCCCGGTTAGTCTTGGAGATGGCCCGTATGATAACCAAATTGGTTTCTTTACAAGAGATCAATTTGACTGGCTGGCAGTTTGATGCCCATGAGCTAGGAGAAATTAAGAAAGCGAAGCAAAAACGTAGTAATGAGTTGCAAGTTATTATTTCTTAA